From a region of the Besnoitia besnoiti strain Bb-Ger1 chromosome I, whole genome shotgun sequence genome:
- a CDS encoding putative translocation protein sec62 (encoded by transcript BESB_010900) translates to MRNPAPQQHWNEPLARVMDVVLNCTIRFKTAAEVGKRAVFYCRGEDLFAWMMENRDMLQKKHADALDGQAFETSEDVAAFCDKLIRFGFMYRAQYKPIDGVIEQDEEGRFKRPKWPKRLGMTPKQTFDPQAFYVVVYEGSKSWQHFILFCIIAAVLCVCMFPAWPLKLKVAVWYLSVVLLTFILALVFVRLILFVFFWFFGYQFWLLPNLFNEDAGIIDSFLPWIEWERSGDDWAMFAARIFCAILTAGTLYKLSETHTPASVANFAKQSFLDVLDWGHQRLAAPPGGYSKYASITDKQEGDEGATEGEEAKEGDGEAKTGDEEDYSCLKPCGFASFEHLMQARCLVNCTCLRDLVESKCFPACPEATQVALNEAARDACDAEMNRKKKRQ, encoded by the exons ATGAGGAATCCGGCTCCGCAG CAACACTGGAATGAGCCTCTGGCTCGGGTCATGGACGTCGTCCTCAACTGCACGATTCGCTTCAAGACTGCTGCTGAG GTCGGGAAGCGCGCCGTCTTTtactgccgcggcgaagatCTCTTCGCGTGGATGATGGAGAATCGCGATATGCTTCAGAAGAAGCACGCCGACGCGCTCGACGGGCAGGCTTTCGAAACGTCCGAggacgtcgccgccttctgcgacAAACTCATTCGCTTCGGCTTCATGTACCGCGCACAGTATAAGCCA ATTGATGGCGTCATTGAgcaagacgaggagggccgAT TCAAGCGCCCCAAATGGCCGAAGCGTCTGGGCATGACGCCGAAGCAGACTTTTGATCCTCAGGCCTTCTACGTGGTTGTCTACGAGGGCTCCAAGTCGTGGCAGCACTTTATTCTCTTTTGCATCATCGCTGCTGTTTTG TGCGTCTGCATGTTCCCCGCCTGGCCGCTGAAGCTCAAGGTCGCCGTCTGGTATCTCTCCGTTGTGCTGCTGACGTTCATC CTCGCCCTGGTGTTTGTTCGCCTGATTCTCTTCGTGTttttctggttcttcggcTACCAATTCTGGCTGCTGCCGAATCTCTTCAACGAAGACGCAGGCATCATCGACAGCTTCCTGCCCTGGATCGAGTGGGAGAGGAGCGGCGACGACTGGGCGATGTTCGCGGCCCGCATTTTCTGCGCGATCCTCACTGCCG GAACGCTCTACAAACTCAgcgagacgcacacgcccGCGAGCGTGGCGAACTTTGCGAAGCAGTCTTTCCTCGACGTCCTCGACTGGGGCCACCAGCGGCTGGCTGCTC cgcctggcggctACTCGAAGTACGCGTCGATCACAGACAagcaggaaggcgacgaaggcgcaactgaaggagaagaagccaaGGAGGGCGATGGCGAAGCCAAAACAG gagacgaagaagattATTCGTGCCTCAAGCCTTGCGGGTTCGCGTCTTTCGAGCACCTCATGCAagctcgctgcctcgtcaACTGCACGTGCCTTCGG